In Segatella copri, the DNA window TGTCTCCTTTTCACCGAAGTTGATAAACAGTACCTGAGTAGCATTTACAGCCTCCTTCGGATAAAGGTCGAGCGCACCTAACACATCATAAATACGGTCAGCACCAAAACTGATACCAACACCGCTCAAACCTGGCAAACCGAAAATGCCGGTGAGGTTGTCGTAACGACCACCACCTGTAATACTTCCCATTGGAGTATCAAGCGCCTTCACCTCGAAGATTGCACCTGTATAATAGTTCAAGCCACGAGCCAGAGTGAGATCCAGTTCTATCTCGTTGTTCAAGCCAAGAGTCTTCAAGGTATCGAGGATAAACTTGGTTTCCTCTACACCCTTCAAACCAACTTCTGAACCTTCGAGAACCTTCGCTATCACTTCAAGTTTCTCATCATTAGTTCCTGACAAGGAGATGATTGGCTGCAACTTCTCAATGGCATCTTCAGAAATGCCGTCATTGCGCAACTCTTCGTTTACATTGTCAAGTCCGATTTTATCAAGCTTATCGATGGCCACTGTGATATCTACAATCTTCTCAGCCTCGCCGATAACCTCTGCAATACCGGTAAGAATCTTGCGGTTATTAATCTTGATGCATACACGAACACCAAACTTAGTGAACACGGTATCAACAATCTGCATCAATTCGACCTCGTTCAGGAGAGAATCAGAGCCAACCACATCAGCATCACACTGATAGAACTCACGGTAACGTCCCTTCTGAGGGCGGTCTGCACGCCATACTGGCTGAATCTGATAACGTTTGAAAGGCATCTGCAACTCCTCGCGGTGCTGCACTACGTAACGTGCGAAAGGAACGGTCAGGTCATAACGAAGACCCTTCTCACAAAGTTTCGCTGCTAATTTGAGTGATCCGAGAGAATGAATATCCTCATCGCTCACCTTATTCATATAGTCGCCTGAATTCAATATCTTAAAAAGCAGTTTATCACCCTCTTCACCATACTTGCCCATCAAAGTCTGAAGGGTTTCCATGGCAGGAGTTTCAATCTGCTGGAATCCATAAAGAGCATACACTTCCTTGATGGTGTTGAAGATGTAGTTGCGTTTCGCCATCTCAACAGGACCAAAATCTCTCGTGCCCTTTGGTATACTTGGTTTCTGAGCCATTTATTAATGTTTAATATGAATGTTAAATGTTTAATGTCTAGCGCCATGTAAACCCCTCAAAGTAAACATTAAACACTAAACATTAAACACTATATAATTTACTTGCGTACAATAGTCTGAGCACGGTCTGGACCGATAGAAATGATACCGATCTTAGTCTCAAGGAACTCTTCTACGAAAGCAATATAATCCTTGAACTCCTGTGGGAACTGATCTTCAGATGTGAACTTAGTCATATCTGTCTTCCAGCCCTTGAACTCCTTGTAAACAGGTTCTACATCATCGATTTCGTATGGGAAATCTGTTGTAACAGAACCATCCTTCAACTTATATGCCACGCATGCCTTGATGGTATCGAAGCCATCGAGCACGTCGCTCTTCATCATGATAAGCTCGGTAACACCATTCACCATGACAGAATACTTGAGCTGAACAAGATCGCACCAGCCACAACGACGCTCACGACCGGTAACAGCACCATACTCATGACCGAGGTCACGGATCTTGGCACCCGTCTCATCGAAAAGCTCTGTAGGGAATGGACCTGCACCAACACGTGTACAGTAAGCCTTCATGATACCATAAACATTGCCGATGCGGTTAGGGCCGACACCCAAACCTACGCAGGCACCTGCACAGATAGTATTAGAAGAAGTAACGAATGGATAAGAACCGAAATCAACATCGAGCATAGTACCCTGAGCACCCTCGCAGAGGATATCCTTGCCAGAACGGAGCACCTTATTGATTTCTACCTCGCTATCAATAAGTTTAAACTGCTTCAAGTATTCGATGCCCTCCATCCAGGTCTTCTCAACCTCTGTGATATCGAAGTCGGTATAACCGAGACTTGCGATGGTTTTGAGATGAGCAGCCTTGTGAGCAGCATACTTCTCCTCGAAATTGTCAAGGATATCGCCTACGCGAAGACCGGTACGGCTAACCTTGTCAGTATAAGTAGGACCGATACCCTTACCAGTAGTACCTACCTTGTTCTTTCCCTTAGAAGCCTCGATAGCAGCATCGAGTACACGGTGAGTAGGCATGATGAGATGTGCCTTCTTAGAGATGTAAAGACGGCTCTTCAAATCATGACCGCTCTTCTCAAGATCCTTAGCCTCACCCATAAAGAGGTCTGGAGCCAAAACCACACCATTGCCGATGATGTTCACCTTACCACCCTGGAAAATACCAGAAGGGATAGAGCGAAGCACATACTTCTCGCCCTCAAACTCCAATGTATGTCCAGCATTAGGACCACCCTGGAAACGAGCAATGACATCATACTTAGGGGTCAACACGTCAACCACCTTACCTTTACCTTCATCGCCCCACTGCAAACCCAGCAGGACATCTACTTTACCTGTGTTCATTTTTTATCTTTTTATCTTGATACTTATTCTTTTTTTCGTTTGCGAGTCATCTTGCTTTGACAGCCGCTGCATACGCCATAGATGTAAAGAGCATAAGCATCTTTACGAAAGCGCTGCATCCTGATATCCTTCACCGCAGCCGTAACCTGCGGTGCTACAATTTCGGTTACCTTGCCACAAATCGTGCAAACCTGATGCACATGATTGTCCTCGCTATAACTGGCCTCATACTTGGTGCCGTCTGCCAGACTGTGCTTTACCACAAGCCTTAGTTCCAGGAACAGATGCAATGTGTTATAAAGCGTAGCCCTGCTAACGCGAAAATTCTTTTTCAGTAGCTCTCTGCCCAAATCTTCTATCGAGAAATGCTCTCCCATAGAATAAATGGTGTCGAGGATAGTGGAA includes these proteins:
- the hisS gene encoding histidine--tRNA ligase encodes the protein MAQKPSIPKGTRDFGPVEMAKRNYIFNTIKEVYALYGFQQIETPAMETLQTLMGKYGEEGDKLLFKILNSGDYMNKVSDEDIHSLGSLKLAAKLCEKGLRYDLTVPFARYVVQHREELQMPFKRYQIQPVWRADRPQKGRYREFYQCDADVVGSDSLLNEVELMQIVDTVFTKFGVRVCIKINNRKILTGIAEVIGEAEKIVDITVAIDKLDKIGLDNVNEELRNDGISEDAIEKLQPIISLSGTNDEKLEVIAKVLEGSEVGLKGVEETKFILDTLKTLGLNNEIELDLTLARGLNYYTGAIFEVKALDTPMGSITGGGRYDNLTGIFGLPGLSGVGISFGADRIYDVLGALDLYPKEAVNATQVLFINFGEKETAYCLPIVSAARAAGIRTEIFPDKAKMKKQMSYANAKNIPFVVLAGENEMAQGKVTLKNMETGEQTLVTAEELIAKVNK
- a CDS encoding adenylosuccinate synthase, whose amino-acid sequence is MNTGKVDVLLGLQWGDEGKGKVVDVLTPKYDVIARFQGGPNAGHTLEFEGEKYVLRSIPSGIFQGGKVNIIGNGVVLAPDLFMGEAKDLEKSGHDLKSRLYISKKAHLIMPTHRVLDAAIEASKGKNKVGTTGKGIGPTYTDKVSRTGLRVGDILDNFEEKYAAHKAAHLKTIASLGYTDFDITEVEKTWMEGIEYLKQFKLIDSEVEINKVLRSGKDILCEGAQGTMLDVDFGSYPFVTSSNTICAGACVGLGVGPNRIGNVYGIMKAYCTRVGAGPFPTELFDETGAKIRDLGHEYGAVTGRERRCGWCDLVQLKYSVMVNGVTELIMMKSDVLDGFDTIKACVAYKLKDGSVTTDFPYEIDDVEPVYKEFKGWKTDMTKFTSEDQFPQEFKDYIAFVEEFLETKIGIISIGPDRAQTIVRK
- a CDS encoding Fur family transcriptional regulator, translating into MSEEILAKAHEVLDNYMESNHHRRTPERSTILDTIYSMGEHFSIEDLGRELLKKNFRVSRATLYNTLHLFLELRLVVKHSLADGTKYEASYSEDNHVHQVCTICGKVTEIVAPQVTAAVKDIRMQRFRKDAYALYIYGVCSGCQSKMTRKRKKE